The Thermoanaerobaculia bacterium genome contains a region encoding:
- a CDS encoding RNA polymerase sigma factor: MEQTANRFGTMETIMDEKPDAGTLLQSFIDGDASTFPEVVRTLRSRLTHYAYAVISDWDAAKDAVQEAFTKLYRVGRSIRENPMAWLFKVTRNQCIDQIRQRKRRGEERLGGAIHISSRGSLPPDLTLQVREAMDVLSERDRAVVLLKVVEGLSYQEIAQSMDLSVSNVGYILHHGLKRMASHLGQGGQS, encoded by the coding sequence ATGGAACAGACAGCGAACCGATTCGGTACAATGGAGACGATCATGGATGAAAAGCCGGACGCGGGAACCCTTCTTCAATCCTTCATCGACGGAGACGCTTCAACCTTCCCCGAGGTCGTGCGGACGCTCAGAAGCCGCCTTACGCACTATGCGTACGCCGTGATCTCGGACTGGGACGCCGCAAAGGACGCGGTCCAGGAAGCCTTCACGAAGCTCTACCGCGTGGGAAGGTCGATCCGGGAAAATCCCATGGCCTGGCTCTTTAAAGTGACCCGCAACCAATGCATCGACCAGATCCGGCAGAGGAAGAGACGAGGCGAGGAACGCCTGGGAGGGGCCATCCACATCTCCTCCCGGGGAAGCCTGCCCCCCGATCTGACCCTGCAGGTCCGTGAAGCCATGGATGTACTGTCGGAGCGGGATCGGGCCGTCGTCCTGTTGAAGGTCGTCGAGGGTCTGAGTTACCAGGAGATTGCCCAATCCATGGACCTCTCCGTTTCCAATGTGGGCTACATCCTCCATCACGGTCTGAAAAGAATGGCCTCCCACCTTGGACAAGGAGGACAATCATGA
- a CDS encoding ParA family protein — translation MARKNLSLTLAFMNTKGGCGKSLLAYNVAGMVADQGYRVVLLDADRQGSAWEMYRARTRELPFTVQHVPDSLDEALTHRSEEVTIVDSPPNHDEIAMILMDRMDTLVIPMNPTPQDLRATTALLPLLRHSQMKRTPPPRVLFVFNRVRPRLAIVETMYTLADRLGVFPTISIPETCAFQEASFAGLPLHRWEADHKAVTAIELLTQEVTGWPNDKS, via the coding sequence ATGGCCCGCAAGAATCTATCACTGACCCTGGCCTTTATGAATACGAAGGGAGGGTGTGGGAAAAGCCTTCTCGCCTATAACGTTGCAGGCATGGTGGCGGACCAGGGATATCGGGTTGTTCTCCTGGATGCGGACCGCCAGGGTTCGGCCTGGGAAATGTACCGGGCCCGGACCCGGGAACTTCCCTTTACCGTCCAGCATGTACCGGACAGCCTGGACGAGGCCCTGACTCACCGGTCGGAGGAAGTCACAATCGTGGACAGTCCCCCGAACCACGACGAAATTGCCATGATCCTCATGGACAGGATGGACACCCTGGTCATTCCCATGAATCCCACTCCCCAGGATCTTCGGGCCACCACAGCCCTGCTTCCTCTTCTAAGGCATTCACAGATGAAACGAACTCCTCCCCCCCGTGTTCTTTTCGTCTTTAACCGCGTCCGGCCCCGGCTCGCCATCGTGGAGACGATGTACACCCTGGCGGACCGGCTCGGAGTCTTCCCCACAATCAGCATCCCCGAAACATGCGCCTTTCAGGAAGCATCCTTTGCCGGACTTCCGCTCCACCGGTGGGAGGCCGACCACAAGGCCGTAACCGCAATCGAATTGCTCACTCAGGAGGTGACAGGATGGCCAAACGACAAAAGTTAG